From the Anguilla anguilla isolate fAngAng1 chromosome 6, fAngAng1.pri, whole genome shotgun sequence genome, one window contains:
- the LOC118229544 gene encoding uncharacterized protein LOC118229544: protein MASGSSLMEEELSCPVCSEIFRDPVLLICSHSFCKACLQQYWEQKGSQECPVCRKRFKQEPPRNLSLGNACEAFLKERSQRAKAGSEVLCSLHSEKLKLFCLDDQIPVCLVCQTSKKHENHKMRPVQEAVEEYKEKLRTALAPLQEKLKAFNAVKLICDQTAEHIKSQAQHTERQIKMEFEKLQQFLKDEEAARITALREEEEQKSQMMKEKIDKMTEEISSLSEQIRAIEQELGAEDISFLQSYKDVEKRAQCTLADPEKVSGALIDVAKHLGNLKYRVWEKMLGTVQYTPVTLDPNTAHPELSLSEDLTCVRCRVESQQVPHNPERFNCSGCVLGSEGFSSGRHCWDVEVGGEAWVVGVAKESISRKERVSPSPAGGVWGIVQLDGEYAALTSPPTALTVQRKPQRVRVQLDWDRGEMSFSDPSDNTPLYTFKHSFNERVFPFFWFGSLQICPLKVSEKLKTALAPLQEKLKAFNAVKLVCEQTAEHIKSQAQHTERQIKMEFEKLQQFLKDEEAARITALTEEEEQKSQMMKEKIEKMTEVISSLSEQIRAIEQELGAEDISFLQSYKDVEKRAQCTLGDPEKVSGALIDVAKHLGNLKYRVWEKMLGTVQYTPVTLDPNTAHPNLSLSEDLTSVRLSGESQQVPDNPERFDGLQWCVLGSEGFSSGRHCWDVEVGGEAWAVGVAKESISRNGAVRLSPAAGVWSILRHSRRYEALTSPPTVLTVQREPQRVRVQLDWDRGEVSFSDPSDNTPLYTFKHSFTERVFPFFRPGSLQICPLKVKVSISADVSFSVPSAPVTLDPNTAHPNLSLSEDLTSVRRSDERQHVPDNPERFDRCSFVLGSEVFSSGSHCWDVELEDKDYWVVGVIKESIRRKEIFTPSAGGMWGIQQFFGEYRALTSQCTALTEQRKLQRVRVQLDWDRGEVSFSDPSHNTPLYTFKHSFTESVFPFFCPGSLRICPLKVSVRVE, encoded by the exons TCCTCGTAACCTGTCCCTGGGGAATGCCTGTGAGGCGTTCTTAAAGGAGAGAAGTCAGAGAGCTAAAGCAGGatctgaagtgctctgcagtctgcacagtgagAAACTCAAACTCTTCTGTTTGGATGATCAAATACCTGTCTGCCTCGTCtgccaaacttcaaaaaaacatgaaaaccacaaaatgcGACCAGTTCAAGAGGCTGTGGAAGAGTATAAG GAGAAACTCAGGACTGCACTGGCTCCACTACAGGAGAAGCTTAAAGCCTTTAATGCAGTGAAACTCATCTGTGatcaaacagcagagcacatcAAG AGccaggcccagcacacagagaggcagataaagatggagtttgagaaacttcagcagttcctaaaagatgaagaggcagccaggatcactgcactgagggaggaagaggagcagaagagtcagatgatgaaggagaagattgataagatgacagaagagatatcatccctttcagaacaaatcagagccatagaacaggagctgggagctgaagaCATCTCATTCCTACAG aGTTACAAAGATGTGGAGAAACG agcccagtgcacactggcggatccagagaaggtctctggagcgctgattgatgtggccaagcacctgggcaatctgaagtacagagtgtgggagaagatgctTGGGACTGTTCAATACA ctcctgtgactctggacccaaacacagcacatcctgagctctcactgtctgaggatctgaccTGTGTGAGATGCAGAGTTGAGAGTCAGCAGGTTCCTCATAATCCAGAGAGATTTAATTGTTCGGGttgtgtgctgggctctgagggattcagctcagggagacactgctgggatgtagaggtggggggtgaggcctgggtggtgggtgtggctaaagagtccatcaGCAGGAAAGAGCGTGTGAGTCCGAGCCCAGCAGGAGGAGTGTGGGGTATAGTGCAGCTCGATGGGGAATACGCAGCCCTGACCTCCCCACCTACAGCCCTCACTGTGCAGAGGAAACCCCagagggtcagagtgcagctggactgggacaggggggagatgtcattctctgaccccagtgacaacactcctctctacacttttaaacactccttCAATGAGAGAGTGTTTCCATTCTTCTGGTTTGGTTCTCTGCAGATCTGTCCACTGAAGGTGTCT GAGAAACTCAAGACTGCACTAGCtccactgcaggagaagctaAAAGCCTTTAATGCAGTGAAACTAGTCTGTGAAcaaacagcagagcacatcaag AGTCAGGCCCAGCACACggagagacagataaagatggAGTTTGAGAAACTTCAGCAGTTCCTAAAAGATGAAGAGGCAGCCAGGATCACTGCACtgacggaggaagaggagcagaagagtcagatgatgaaggagaaaattgagaagatgacagaagtgatatcatccctttcagaacaaatcagaGCCATAGAACAGGAACTGGGAGCTGAAGACAtctcattcctgcag AGCTACAAAGACGTGGAGAAACG agcccagtgcacactgggggatccagagaaggtctcaggagcgctgattgatgtggccaagcacctgggcaatctgaagtacagagtgtgggagaagatgctggggactGTTCAATACA ctcctgtgactctggacccaaacacagcacatcccaacctctcactgtctgaggatctgaccaGTGTGAGACTCAGTGGTGAGAGTCAGCAGGTTCCTgataatccagagagatttgatggGTTGCAGTggtgtgtgctgggctctgagggattcagctcagggagacactgctgggATGTAGAAGTGGGGGGTGAGGCCTGGgcggtgggtgtggctaaagagtccatcaGCAGGAATGGGGCTGTGAGGCTGAGCCCAGCAGCAGGAGTATGGAGTATACTGCGGCACTCTCGGCGTTATGAAGCCCTGACCTCCCCACCTACTGTCCTCACTGTGCAGAGGGAACCCCagagggtcagagtgcagctggactgggacaggggggaggtgtcattctctgaccccagtgacaacactcctctctacacttttaaacactccttCACAGAGAGAGTGTTTCCATTCTTCCGTCCTGGTTCTCTGCAGATCTGTCCACTGAAGGTGAAGGTGTCT ATCAGTGCTgacgtctcattctctgtcccttcagctcctgtgactctggatccaaacacagcacatcctaacctctcactgtctgaggatctgaccaGTGTGAGACGCAGTGATGAGAGACAGCACGTTCCTgataatccagagagatttgataGGTGCAGTTttgtgctgggctctgaggtATTCAGCTCAGGGAGTCACTGCTGGGATGTAGAACTGGAGGATAAAGATTACTGGGTGGTGGGTGTGATTAAAGAGTCCATCAGGAGGAAAGAGATCTTCACCCCGAGTGCAGGAGGAATGTGGGGTATACAGCAGTTTTTTGGGGAATACCGAGCCCTGACATCACAATGTACAGCCCTCACTGAGCAGAGGAAACTCCagagggtcagagtgcagctggactgggacaggggggaggtgtcattcTCTGACCCCAGTCACAACACTCCTCTCTACACTTTCAAACACTCCTTCACTGAAAGTGTGTTTCCATTCTTCTGTCCTGGTTCTCTGCGGATCTGTCCACTGAAGGTGTCTGTAAGAGTGGAATAG